One segment of Stomatobaculum sp. F0698 DNA contains the following:
- a CDS encoding flavin reductase family protein, giving the protein MQREFSAKQSIITPEAVFIIGTYDENGVPNAMNAAWGMQSDYGEITIQLAKHKTTDNLKKTGGFTVAFATESTVVISDYFGIESGNKINKIEKAGCHVRKSAHVNAPVIEEYPVTLECRVKSYSDETGLLVGEIVAMQADEAVLTDGKVDYDKLRPIMFDISSMSYRVIGPVVGKAYHDGLALKK; this is encoded by the coding sequence ATGCAGCGGGAATTCAGTGCAAAACAGTCGATTATCACACCGGAGGCCGTATTTATTATCGGAACTTACGATGAGAACGGTGTCCCGAATGCGATGAACGCAGCCTGGGGCATGCAGAGTGACTACGGGGAAATTACGATACAGCTCGCAAAGCATAAGACCACGGATAATTTAAAGAAGACCGGCGGCTTTACGGTCGCCTTTGCAACCGAGAGCACGGTGGTCATCTCCGATTATTTCGGCATCGAGAGCGGCAACAAGATCAATAAAATCGAAAAAGCGGGCTGCCATGTGAGGAAGAGCGCGCATGTGAACGCGCCTGTCATCGAAGAGTATCCGGTCACCTTAGAGTGCAGGGTGAAAAGTTACAGCGATGAGACCGGCCTTTTGGTCGGCGAGATTGTGGCGATGCAGGCGGACGAAGCGGTCTTAACGGACGGCAAGGTGGATTACGATAAGCTGCGCCCCATCATGTTTGACATTTCGAGCATGAGCTACCGCGTGATCGGACCGGTGGTCGGCAAGGCGTATCACGACGGTCTGGCACTGAAAAAATGA
- a CDS encoding DEAD/DEAH box helicase produces MDIFRRYAPFIQDFIYRERWQSLRAVQNAAGDVLFNSGDNLLLSAATASGKTEAAFFPILTLLSEEPSASVGVLYIAPLKALINDQFERLDRLCERADIRVTKWHGDASRSAKERLIKHPEGILQITPESLEALLLHRKAAVPTLFSDLRFVVIDEIHALLRQDRGRQTFCLIERLMRLSGCRPRRVGLSATIGNPKEVGRLLAAGSGRATAIPRMEPGKEHWRLSLEHFWKTGPQSGTADTRFPTLPLDRALESAPRGADPGLGYIYAHSAGKKCLIFTNSREECELVCQELRQYCEAMREQDRFLIHHGNLSASYRESAEEEMQRADSLKSICATATLELGIDVGRLERAFQLDAPFTVSGFLQRLGRTGRRGAPAELWFVMREEPAEARASLPEAFPWYLLQGIALVQLYAEERYVEPPDTRRLPYSLLYHQTMSTLASEGELTPRELARRVLTLTPFERIRKEEYGLLLQHLLRIDHINRTAEGGLIVGIAGERVVNNHKFYAVFQENVEYTVRTGSETLGTIVKPPPAGEKIAIAGRVWAVDEVDHKTHTVLCTLIKGRVPAYFGDVPGAIETHILERMRKALLEERIYPYLQRNAAGRLSEARTLAARTRLKKTSLLPLGEKIWALFPWLGSYAFLALERFLKLRCKERLGLRGFTSARPYYMMFSMEVGEEEFFEILLDEAEKEFAPEELLYEREVPVFEKFDCYVPEELVRRGFARGVLDIETMLERVRGRFALQDCDRPAITG; encoded by the coding sequence GAAAGACGGAGGCTGCTTTTTTTCCGATTTTAACCTTGCTCTCGGAGGAGCCCTCTGCTTCGGTCGGTGTGCTCTACATTGCGCCCTTGAAGGCGTTAATCAACGACCAGTTTGAGCGCCTCGACAGGCTTTGCGAGCGCGCGGACATACGGGTTACCAAGTGGCACGGAGATGCCTCGCGGAGCGCAAAGGAGAGGCTTATCAAGCACCCGGAGGGGATATTGCAGATTACGCCGGAGTCGCTGGAAGCCCTGCTTCTTCATCGAAAGGCGGCGGTTCCGACTCTCTTTTCGGATTTACGCTTTGTCGTGATCGATGAGATTCACGCGCTGCTTCGGCAGGATCGCGGGCGGCAGACCTTTTGCCTGATTGAGCGACTCATGCGGCTCTCGGGCTGCAGGCCGCGGCGGGTCGGGCTCTCCGCGACCATAGGCAATCCAAAGGAAGTGGGGCGTCTGCTCGCGGCGGGAAGCGGCCGTGCGACCGCGATTCCGCGCATGGAGCCCGGCAAAGAGCACTGGCGGCTTTCGCTCGAGCACTTTTGGAAGACAGGGCCGCAGTCGGGCACAGCGGATACGCGCTTTCCCACGCTGCCGCTCGACCGGGCGTTAGAGAGCGCGCCGCGGGGGGCGGATCCCGGTCTCGGCTATATTTACGCCCACAGCGCCGGCAAAAAGTGCCTCATTTTTACAAACTCCCGCGAGGAGTGCGAGCTGGTCTGTCAGGAGTTAAGGCAGTACTGCGAGGCCATGCGGGAACAAGACCGCTTTCTCATTCATCACGGAAATCTCTCGGCCTCCTATCGCGAGAGCGCGGAGGAGGAGATGCAGCGCGCGGACTCCTTAAAGAGCATCTGCGCGACGGCGACCTTAGAACTCGGCATCGACGTGGGCAGGCTGGAGCGCGCCTTTCAGCTCGATGCGCCGTTTACGGTATCCGGCTTTTTGCAGAGGCTCGGCAGAACGGGGCGGCGCGGTGCCCCCGCGGAGCTCTGGTTTGTGATGCGGGAAGAGCCCGCCGAAGCGCGGGCTTCGCTCCCCGAGGCCTTTCCCTGGTATCTCTTACAGGGCATTGCCTTGGTGCAGCTTTACGCGGAGGAGCGCTATGTGGAACCGCCGGACACACGGCGTCTGCCCTACAGTCTCCTCTACCACCAGACCATGAGTACGCTCGCCTCGGAGGGGGAACTCACGCCCCGGGAGCTTGCGCGCCGCGTCTTGACGCTTACGCCGTTTGAACGCATCCGGAAGGAGGAATACGGCCTTCTCTTACAGCATTTACTCCGCATAGACCACATCAACCGCACGGCGGAAGGCGGGCTCATCGTCGGCATCGCGGGAGAGCGTGTGGTGAACAATCATAAGTTCTATGCGGTTTTTCAGGAGAATGTGGAGTATACGGTTCGAACCGGGAGCGAGACCCTCGGCACCATTGTGAAGCCGCCGCCTGCGGGCGAAAAAATCGCGATTGCGGGGCGGGTCTGGGCCGTGGATGAGGTGGATCATAAGACCCACACCGTGCTCTGCACCTTAATTAAGGGCAGGGTTCCGGCCTACTTTGGCGATGTTCCGGGCGCGATTGAAACGCACATTCTGGAGCGCATGCGGAAGGCGCTTCTCGAAGAGCGGATTTATCCCTATCTACAGAGGAATGCGGCGGGGCGGCTTTCGGAAGCGCGAACGCTGGCGGCGCGCACGCGGCTTAAAAAGACTTCGCTCTTGCCCCTCGGTGAAAAAATATGGGCGCTCTTTCCCTGGCTCGGGAGCTATGCCTTTCTCGCGCTGGAGCGCTTTTTAAAGCTGCGTTGTAAGGAGAGGCTCGGTCTAAGGGGCTTCACCTCCGCGCGGCCGTATTATATGATGTTTTCGATGGAGGTCGGGGAAGAGGAGTTCTTTGAGATTTTGCTCGACGAGGCCGAAAAAGAATTTGCGCCGGAAGAGTTGCTCTACGAGCGTGAGGTCCCGGTTTTTGAAAAGTTTGACTGCTATGTACCGGAGGAACTGGTGCGGCGCGGCTTTGCGCGCGGGGTGCTGGACATCGAGACCATGTTAGAGCGCGTGCGCGGGCGGTTCGCATTGCAAGATTGTGATAGACCTGCTATAACAGGCTGA